The sequence ATGGACAAGGCCCAGCCGGCCAAGAAGAAATAGTCGCCGGCCGGGCCAGATTTTTCTGAGGATCTCAGACCTGAAGGGCTGAGAAATCGGCCAGGGCGGAAAGTCGATTGACCAGCGCCTGAAGAATGTTCAGCCGATTCAGTCGAAGCCCCTGGTCTTCGCACATGACCATGACTTGGTCGAAGAAGCCGTCCACGGTCGGCCGAAGCGTCCGCAGCAGTCCGAAGAGTTCGGGATAGTCATCGCGGCCGAGGGCCTGGGCCCAAGTGTCTTCCAGCCCTTCCAGGGCCGCAGCCAGTTTTTTCTCCCCATCTTCCTGCAGCAGATTCACATCGAATTTTCCGGTCAGCACGGCCCCGGCCCGATCCCCTTGCTTGCGGATGATGTTGTCGGCCCGTTTGAAGGCCAAAGCGGCCTGTTCGAAGTCGTCGGCCCGGCTGAAGTCCTCCAGGGCCGCTACCCTGGCCTTGAGGGCAGGCAAGTCGCCCAGGCCGGCCCGGAGGCAGGCCTCCAGGAGCCGGCCGTCGATACCCTGGGCACCCCAGAGGGCCTTTAGACGCTGGCCAATGAAGTCCTCGACGGCGGCAACGATGTCTCCGGACGGGAGTTTCCATTTCACGGAGCCGTATTCATCAAGGGCCATTTTCAGCAGGCTTCGCAGCTCGAGTCGCAGGCCGTGTTCGAGAAGTATGCGCGTGAGGCCAAGGGTCTGACGGCGAAGTGCGTACGGGTCTGCGGCCCCGGTGGGAGCCATGCCCAGCCCAAAGCAGCCAATGAGGTTGTCCAGACGGTCTGCCAGGGCCAGGACGGCTCCGGGTAGTGATTTCGGAACCCGGGTGTCCGGGCCGGCCGGAAGGTACTGCTCGTATAGGGCCTGGGCCACCCGCTCGCTTTCCCCCTTTTGCCGGGTGTAGATGCCTCCCATGATCCCCTGGAGATCGTCGAATTCCCCGACCATGTGAGAGACCAGATCGGCCTTGGCCAGACGGCCGGCCCTGGCCATGTCCAGTTCAAGACCCGGATCTATAAGGGCCGCCAGTCCCCCGGCCAGACGCTTCAGGCGACGGGACTTGTCCCCCATGCTTCCCAGAGGTCCGAGGAAGACGACGCTTTCCAAGGATTTCAGCCAGTCGTCAAGATCGGCCTTGGAGTCGGCCTCCCAGAAGAACCGGGCGTCCTCCAGACGGGCACGGAGAACCTTTTCCCATCCTTGGCGGACGAGTTCCGGCCGCTCGGACTCAATGTTGACCACGGTCAGGAAGGCGGGCAGGAGGGCGCCGTCAGGCCCTTCCAGGCCGAAGCTTTTCTGGTGGGCTTCCATGCTGGTCAGGAGAACCTCCCGAGGCAGGGCCAGATAGGCCTGGTCGAATCGGCCGAGCATGGCCGTGGGCCATTCGACCAGATCGGCAACCTGGGATAGGAGCCGGTCGGACCAGATGATCGTGCCTCCGGCCTCGGCGGCCAATCGGTCGCCTTGTTCGACGATCATGGCCATGCGCTGGGCCCGATCGGCGACGATGCGGCCCCGGTCCAGAAGAATGGGACTAAGTTCGCGGGCGGTGGGGACCGAAAAGGGGCCGGGACCCATGACCCTGTGGCCGAAGGTCAGCCGTCCGGAAGAGAGGCAGGCCAGCTCGAAAGGGACCACATCGTTGTCCAGAAGAGCCAGAATCCAGCGGACCGGGCGGCCGAAGAGGAACCCGTCCGGGGCCCAGTGCATTTTTTTGGGGAAGGGGAGAGCGGAAAGGATTTCCCGGCAGACCCCGGGAAGGATGTCCAAGGCGCGGGCTCCGCCCGTTGCCTTGCGGGCAGCCAGGTACTGGCCTTTGTCCGTGGTCTGCACGAACAGATCGTCAGTCTCGACTCCATGGGTTCTGGCAAAGCCCTGAGCGGCCTTGGACGGGGAGCCGTCGGCCTGGAAGGCGATGGCGGCCGGGGGGCCGGTGACCACTATTTCCTGGTTGGTCTGGGTTTCGGCAAGTCTTTCGACAAACACCAGAAGACGGCGCGGCGTGGAGTGTGTTTCGACGGGTCCATGTTCGAGGTGTTCCCGGGTCAGGACCTGGTCGAATCCGGATTGCAGGGCCTGCTCGAGGGTTGGCAGGAATCGGGCCGGCATCTCTTCGGTGCCGACTTCAAGGGCGAAAAGTCCCATGGTCAGTGACCTCGTGGCTGGGGTGAAAGGGTTGGGCGGCAGCGGTCATGGCCGGTCGCCCGGTTCGATGGTCTCGGGTTCGGTGCTTTCTGTTTTCGATTCGGGAATGGGAATTGGTCGATCCGGATCCGTGCCCGGCGGCAGGGCCGGCGGGGCCCAGACTTCGGTCCGTTCCTGGACCTTGGCGCCAAAAGCGTCGTTGAGCATGGCCCGGTAGGCGTCTCCGATGAAGACCCCGGCCCGATTCCACATCTGGCGTCCCCTGGTCTCCCAGAGGT is a genomic window of Deltaproteobacteria bacterium containing:
- a CDS encoding glycine--tRNA ligase subunit beta → MGLFALEVGTEEMPARFLPTLEQALQSGFDQVLTREHLEHGPVETHSTPRRLLVFVERLAETQTNQEIVVTGPPAAIAFQADGSPSKAAQGFARTHGVETDDLFVQTTDKGQYLAARKATGGARALDILPGVCREILSALPFPKKMHWAPDGFLFGRPVRWILALLDNDVVPFELACLSSGRLTFGHRVMGPGPFSVPTARELSPILLDRGRIVADRAQRMAMIVEQGDRLAAEAGGTIIWSDRLLSQVADLVEWPTAMLGRFDQAYLALPREVLLTSMEAHQKSFGLEGPDGALLPAFLTVVNIESERPELVRQGWEKVLRARLEDARFFWEADSKADLDDWLKSLESVVFLGPLGSMGDKSRRLKRLAGGLAALIDPGLELDMARAGRLAKADLVSHMVGEFDDLQGIMGGIYTRQKGESERVAQALYEQYLPAGPDTRVPKSLPGAVLALADRLDNLIGCFGLGMAPTGAADPYALRRQTLGLTRILLEHGLRLELRSLLKMALDEYGSVKWKLPSGDIVAAVEDFIGQRLKALWGAQGIDGRLLEACLRAGLGDLPALKARVAALEDFSRADDFEQAALAFKRADNIIRKQGDRAGAVLTGKFDVNLLQEDGEKKLAAALEGLEDTWAQALGRDDYPELFGLLRTLRPTVDGFFDQVMVMCEDQGLRLNRLNILQALVNRLSALADFSALQV